The proteins below are encoded in one region of Apium graveolens cultivar Ventura chromosome 4, ASM990537v1, whole genome shotgun sequence:
- the LOC141717220 gene encoding MADS-box protein FLOWERING LOCUS C-like, translating to MGRKKLEIKRIEDKCNQQVTFSKRRSGLFKKVKQLSILCDVRIATIIFSNRDKLYPFSHGESLDAILEEYHSVSDEHGREASGIHELKNSEGATSRGNGNILQRVPSYLNQLDLDQLTVAELEQLEKDLEIALVETRAATVSVKTQQMMESIRSLQEKENLLREENELLKQQMAAMIKENMAAKKMYNNIEVEKELHKLANNETTRSPPPPQQTLNLFF from the exons ATGGGGAGAAAGAAGTTGGAAATCAAGCGAATCGAAGACAAGTGTAATCAACAAGTGACTTTCTCAAAGAGAAGAAGTGGATTGTTTAAAAAAGTCAAACAACTCTCTATCTTGTGTGATGTTCGTATTGCTACCATTATCTTCTCTAACCGTGACAAATTATATCCATTTTCTCACGGGGAAAG CTTGGATGCAATTCTTGAAGAATATCATAGTGTCTCTGATGAACATGGAAGAGAAGCCAGTGGAATTCATGAACTTAAG AACTCAGAGGGTGCTACGAGTCGGGGGAATGGAAATATCTTGCAAAGAGTTCCAAG TTACCTCAATCAATTAGATTTAGACCAGCTCACTGTTGCTGAACTTGAACAACTAGAGAAAGATCTGGAAATTGCATTAGTAGAGACAAGAGCGGCAACAGTCTCGGTCAAA ACACAACAGATGATGGAATCAATAAGAAGTCTCCAGGAAAAG GAAAATTTGTTAAGGGAAGAAAACGAGCTCCTGAAGCAGCAG ATGGCTGCAATGATTAAGGAAAACATGGCTGCAAAGAAGATGTACAATAACATAGAGGTAGAGAAAGAGTTGCACAAACTTGCAAATAATGAGACAACTCGTTCACCACCACCGCCGCAGCAGACACTTAATTTGTTTTTCTAG